A genomic segment from Chitinophagaceae bacterium encodes:
- a CDS encoding TAT-variant-translocated molybdopterin oxidoreductase, with amino-acid sequence MSNKKYWQSFGDFNHSESFSESAKHEFNEDLLPIEELQKESLLESKTPRRDFLKYLGFSTAAAAIASCKTPVRHTVPFLNRPETIIPGIANYYASTFVNSGTAISVVVKQREGRPIKIEGNELSPITNGGTSAQVQASVLDLYDPTRLRHPLQKSNNEYKEVTSFDAMDKLIAGNIAALGGKPIVLLTATINSVTTLDLIAKFLAKYPGSRHVQYDAISYSGMLMANEACYGKKAIPSYLFNKAKTIVSLGADFLGTWLSPVEFTAQYAENRRIKKENPSLSKHIQFESNLSLTGSNADDRYMHKPSETGSIALALLAKLGGAVTSPAINDAKLAKGIEAAATALSAAKGEALVVCGSNDANIQLVVNAINEAIGANGTTINWAVNNNVAKGLDSEFVMLTNDIDKGAIGGLLVYGVNPVYSYIDGKKLGDAIAKLSLSVSYSSTLDETAEVCKYIVPAHHWLESWGDAEPHTGNFSLIQPVINPLFKTRQFEDSLLALTGAVIASAASGTDSLKVAVAPVSGTQANYSDYFKSYWLGKVGGNDNWEKALQDGVITPAAVSIGGAIYSAAKLAEAVSKLSSVKSGKYEVVLYQKISVGNGSQANNPWLQELPDPVSKVTWDNYALMCPSLAKELTGLDVLNSQRDADKYEVTPEKPVVKVTVNGRTMELPVMIIPGIEKSTVAIALGYGRQSRAEGDAVNYDRIGRAAYKSGKNAFVFTGFDGQSIQYDAIATVEKSSASAYPLAQTQVHGFTENRPVIYETSLKEYIKNPESLLEEAVHERSILIPEGYSDYVKDATIYPYYDKPGIKWGMSIDLNTCTGCSACVVACTAENNVSVVGKIQVQRAHEMHWLRIDRYFAGDKENPDVFFQPMLCQHCDNAPCENVCPVAATNHSSEGLNQMTYNRCIGTRYCANNCPYKVRRFNWLDYNGADSFPNNQEPLRGADLDEVVFAMNDDLPRMVLNPDVTVRSRGVIEKCSFCVQRLQESKLEAKKQQDSSLVRNVKVACAQACPSHSITFGNVNDPASDISKVRTDATRTFYVMEHLHVLPNVSYLAKVRNTDREVSFPVQDEHAGLAAHKEGEKNKSTPVQH; translated from the coding sequence ATGAGTAATAAAAAGTACTGGCAAAGTTTTGGTGACTTTAATCATTCAGAATCGTTCAGTGAATCGGCAAAGCATGAGTTTAATGAAGACCTGCTGCCCATAGAAGAATTACAAAAAGAAAGCCTGCTGGAATCTAAAACCCCACGCAGGGATTTTTTGAAATATCTTGGCTTTAGCACCGCAGCAGCTGCCATTGCAAGTTGTAAAACCCCGGTTCGCCATACGGTACCTTTTCTAAACAGGCCCGAAACAATAATACCGGGTATTGCCAATTATTACGCAAGTACTTTTGTAAATAGTGGTACCGCAATAAGTGTTGTGGTGAAACAAAGAGAAGGACGGCCAATTAAAATTGAAGGAAATGAACTTTCTCCAATAACCAATGGTGGTACCTCTGCACAAGTGCAGGCAAGCGTTTTAGATCTTTATGATCCTACAAGGCTTCGCCACCCGCTTCAAAAATCAAATAACGAATATAAAGAAGTAACCAGTTTTGATGCAATGGACAAACTCATTGCCGGCAATATTGCTGCATTGGGAGGAAAGCCAATAGTATTACTTACGGCTACTATTAATTCTGTAACCACACTTGATCTTATTGCAAAATTCCTGGCAAAATATCCGGGAAGCAGGCATGTGCAATATGATGCAATAAGCTATAGTGGTATGCTAATGGCAAATGAAGCCTGTTATGGTAAAAAAGCAATCCCTTCTTATTTGTTTAACAAAGCAAAAACCATTGTAAGTTTGGGTGCAGACTTTTTGGGCACCTGGCTGAGCCCGGTGGAGTTTACGGCACAATATGCAGAAAACCGCCGTATCAAAAAAGAAAACCCTTCGCTTAGCAAGCATATACAGTTTGAAAGTAACCTAAGTTTAACCGGCAGCAATGCCGACGATCGGTACATGCATAAACCTTCTGAAACTGGGTCAATTGCTTTGGCTTTACTGGCAAAACTTGGCGGTGCAGTTACCTCACCGGCTATTAATGATGCTAAATTAGCTAAAGGTATTGAAGCTGCAGCCACAGCACTTAGTGCTGCAAAAGGAGAAGCATTAGTGGTTTGCGGAAGCAACGATGCCAATATACAGCTTGTTGTAAATGCCATAAATGAAGCGATTGGAGCAAATGGTACAACAATTAACTGGGCAGTAAACAACAATGTTGCCAAAGGGTTGGATTCTGAATTTGTAATGCTCACAAATGATATTGATAAAGGCGCTATTGGCGGCTTATTGGTATATGGTGTAAACCCTGTTTATTCTTATATTGACGGGAAAAAATTGGGTGATGCCATTGCAAAATTGTCCTTAAGTGTTTCCTATAGCAGTACGCTTGATGAAACTGCAGAAGTTTGTAAATATATTGTTCCTGCTCACCACTGGCTGGAAAGCTGGGGCGATGCGGAACCACATACCGGAAATTTCAGTTTAATTCAACCGGTAATAAACCCCTTGTTTAAAACCAGGCAATTTGAAGATTCTTTATTAGCGCTCACAGGTGCTGTAATAGCATCTGCTGCTTCAGGTACCGATAGTTTAAAGGTTGCTGTGGCGCCGGTTTCTGGTACGCAAGCAAATTATTCCGATTATTTTAAATCCTATTGGCTTGGAAAGGTTGGTGGAAACGATAATTGGGAAAAAGCATTGCAGGATGGCGTAATTACCCCGGCTGCTGTTTCTATTGGCGGCGCAATTTATAGTGCTGCAAAACTGGCGGAAGCAGTTTCAAAACTTTCTTCAGTTAAATCCGGAAAATATGAGGTAGTACTTTATCAAAAAATTTCTGTAGGTAACGGTAGCCAGGCCAACAATCCCTGGTTGCAGGAATTGCCTGACCCGGTTTCAAAAGTAACCTGGGACAACTACGCATTAATGTGCCCGTCATTGGCAAAAGAATTAACAGGCCTTGATGTGTTGAATAGCCAGAGAGATGCAGATAAATATGAAGTAACCCCGGAAAAACCCGTAGTGAAAGTTACGGTAAACGGACGCACAATGGAGTTACCAGTAATGATAATTCCAGGTATTGAAAAAAGTACGGTAGCCATAGCTTTGGGTTACGGAAGGCAAAGCCGGGCAGAAGGCGATGCAGTAAATTATGACCGCATTGGTCGTGCTGCTTATAAATCAGGTAAAAACGCATTTGTATTCACCGGTTTTGATGGGCAGAGCATACAATATGATGCAATAGCAACTGTAGAAAAATCTTCGGCATCTGCTTATCCACTGGCGCAAACACAGGTGCACGGCTTTACCGAAAACCGTCCGGTGATTTATGAAACAAGTTTAAAAGAATATATTAAAAATCCTGAATCGCTTTTAGAAGAAGCTGTTCATGAAAGATCAATATTGATTCCTGAAGGATACTCAGATTACGTAAAGGATGCTACAATTTATCCGTATTACGACAAGCCCGGCATAAAATGGGGAATGAGTATTGACCTCAATACCTGCACAGGATGTTCCGCTTGCGTTGTAGCCTGTACTGCAGAAAATAATGTGAGTGTAGTAGGTAAAATACAAGTACAGCGTGCCCATGAAATGCACTGGCTGCGTATTGACCGCTATTTTGCCGGCGATAAAGAAAACCCTGATGTGTTTTTTCAGCCTATGCTTTGTCAGCATTGCGATAATGCGCCTTGCGAAAATGTATGCCCGGTAGCAGCAACAAACCATAGCAGCGAAGGCCTTAATCAAATGACTTATAACCGTTGTATTGGCACAAGGTATTGTGCCAATAACTGCCCTTATAAAGTGCGCAGATTCAACTGGCTTGATTATAATGGAGCCGATAGTTTCCCTAATAACCAGGAGCCCCTCCGTGGAGCAGACCTTGATGAAGTGGTATTTGCAATGAACGATGATTTACCAAGAATGGTGTTGAACCCCGATGTTACAGTACGCAGCCGTGGGGTAATTGAAAAATGTTCTTTCTGTGTACAACGCTTACAGGAAAGTAAACTGGAAGCCAAAAAGCAGCAGGATTCATCACTGGTGCGTAATGTAAAAGTTGCGTGTGCACAAGCCTGCCCAAGCCATAGCATTACTTTTGGTAATGTAAACGACCCGGCAAGCGATATCAGCAAAGTAAGAACAGATGCAACCCGTACATTTTATGTAATGGAGCACCTGCACGTACTGCCCAATGTGAGTTACCTGGCCAAGGTAAGAAATACCGACAGGGAAGTTAGCTTTCCAGTACAAGATGAACACGCAGGATTAGCAGCTCATAAAGAAGGAGAAAAGAATAAAAGTACACCGGTACAGCACTAA
- a CDS encoding c-type cytochrome: protein MGRHRKIIHNILTSIFFLVCFFSSNWAFAQNGEALFKANCASCHKVDKDFAGPALKGWKDRVPEGNWIYDWIHNPAAMIAKDPFAKELFNKWKPTTMTAFPALKNEEIDAILKYVDDFAVPTETPGGDTIAGAAKSSDNSLLYGILTLILAIVALVLFQINRKLRDFSDKEIGIERSKPLPFFRNKAYMMTLILALFAVAGYFLVNTYVGLGRQKDYQPEQPIFYSHEVHAGINQISCLYCHGGAQDSRQAGIPTVNVCMNCHMAVSEYTGKLELKRADGTAVNGTDEIKKLYAYAGWNPDVKAYKPDNDGDGIPDGAKPIEWVKVHNMPDHVYFNHSQHVKVGKQQCQTCHGNIQEMPEVKQFSDLSMGWCINCHRETKVDFFNKETGEGNKFYSIYEKFHNDIKNHKMDSVTVESIGGTECQKCHY, encoded by the coding sequence ATGGGCCGACATAGAAAAATCATTCACAATATCTTAACAAGTATATTCTTTCTTGTTTGTTTTTTTAGTAGTAACTGGGCTTTTGCACAAAATGGTGAAGCTCTGTTTAAAGCCAACTGTGCCAGTTGCCATAAAGTAGATAAAGACTTTGCGGGGCCTGCATTAAAAGGCTGGAAAGACAGGGTTCCTGAAGGAAACTGGATTTACGATTGGATACATAATCCTGCTGCAATGATTGCAAAAGATCCTTTTGCAAAAGAGTTGTTTAACAAATGGAAGCCCACTACAATGACGGCTTTTCCTGCGCTTAAGAATGAAGAAATAGATGCCATTTTAAAATACGTTGATGATTTTGCGGTACCTACCGAAACCCCGGGTGGCGATACAATAGCCGGCGCTGCAAAGTCATCGGATAATTCCCTTCTTTATGGCATCCTTACTTTAATATTAGCCATTGTAGCGCTTGTATTATTTCAAATAAACCGTAAGCTGCGTGATTTTTCCGATAAAGAAATAGGGATAGAAAGGAGCAAGCCACTCCCGTTTTTTAGGAACAAGGCTTATATGATGACTTTAATACTGGCTTTATTTGCCGTAGCAGGATATTTTTTGGTGAATACTTATGTTGGCCTTGGCAGGCAAAAAGATTATCAACCCGAGCAACCCATTTTCTATTCGCATGAAGTACATGCCGGCATCAATCAAATAAGCTGCTTATATTGCCATGGAGGCGCACAAGATAGCAGACAGGCAGGAATACCCACCGTTAATGTTTGTATGAACTGCCACATGGCTGTATCTGAATATACCGGAAAGTTAGAGTTGAAGAGAGCGGATGGTACAGCAGTAAACGGAACAGATGAAATAAAAAAATTGTATGCTTATGCCGGCTGGAACCCCGATGTAAAAGCCTACAAACCTGATAACGACGGAGACGGTATACCCGATGGTGCAAAGCCAATAGAATGGGTAAAAGTGCATAACATGCCCGATCATGTTTATTTTAATCATAGTCAGCACGTAAAAGTAGGGAAGCAACAATGCCAAACCTGCCATGGCAATATCCAGGAAATGCCCGAAGTAAAGCAGTTTAGTGATTTAAGCATGGGTTGGTGTATAAATTGCCATAGGGAAACCAAGGTAGATTTCTTTAATAAAGAAACCGGAGAAGGCAATAAATTCTACAGTATTTATGAAAAGTTTCATAACGATATAAAGAACCATAAGATGGATAGCGTAACGGTAGAGTCAATAGGTGGAACCGAATGTCAAAAATGTCATTATTAA
- a CDS encoding phosphoribosylglycinamide formyltransferase yields the protein MGEPVNIAIFASGAGSNAARIIEYFCGNAAIKISLIASNVPAAGVLTIAARNNIDTLLINRENFFKADAYLPVLEKYKISWIVLAGFLWKIPSKLIAAYPQRIINIHPALLPGHGGKGMYGHFVHEAVITNGDTESGISIHFVDELYDHGKIIFQAKCPVDKNDTADSLAKKVQQLEHTYFAPEIQKLILQNCS from the coding sequence ATGGGTGAGCCCGTTAATATAGCCATTTTTGCCAGTGGCGCAGGCAGTAATGCCGCCCGGATTATTGAATACTTTTGCGGTAACGCTGCAATAAAAATTTCTTTAATCGCCAGTAATGTACCTGCTGCCGGGGTATTAACCATTGCAGCCAGGAATAATATAGATACCTTATTAATAAATAGAGAAAATTTTTTTAAAGCTGATGCATACCTGCCTGTTTTAGAAAAATATAAAATAAGCTGGATTGTATTGGCCGGGTTTTTATGGAAAATCCCCTCAAAATTAATTGCTGCCTATCCGCAGCGCATCATCAATATACATCCTGCGCTTTTGCCCGGGCATGGCGGCAAAGGAATGTATGGGCATTTTGTACACGAAGCCGTAATAACAAATGGCGATACGGAAAGCGGCATCAGCATACATTTTGTAGATGAATTATACGATCATGGTAAAATAATTTTTCAGGCAAAATGCCCTGTTGACAAAAACGATACTGCGGATAGCCTTGCAAAAAAAGTGCAGCAACTAGAGCATACTTATTTTGCCCCCGAAATTCAAAAACTCATTTTGCAAAATTGCAGTTAA
- a CDS encoding alkaline phosphatase family protein: MKPLILFVFTLCSYVLAFTQPDTTQKIIAGRANSFIQQQKPYVVLISIDGFRYDYAEKFDAVNIKALSINAVKAASMIPSYPSLTFPNHYTIATGLYPSHHGLVGNFYYNRMKKESYGMKTERIVKDGSWYGGTPIWVLAEEQQMLSASFYWVGSEANIKGIYPTYYYSYNEDIPNKRRIEIIKDWLQLPAEKRPHLITVYFPEVDHAGHKYGPDAKQTADAVKQVDSVIGRLNEVVKSTGLPVNFILVSDHGMTKIDTENTIKLPDVVDTSKFIIPRGAELLMLYAKNKKDVKKTYKQLKATQKDFTVYRPNKMSAILRFSTKDDWQQHIGDLLLIPNWPKIFYAGNKKPSPGAHGYNPYLVKDMHAIFYAWGPAFKNNLTVPSFENVNVYPVITSILGLNINEPIDGTFKIAKEILY; encoded by the coding sequence ATGAAACCATTAATACTTTTTGTTTTTACTCTATGCAGCTATGTGCTTGCATTTACCCAGCCCGATACCACTCAAAAAATAATTGCCGGAAGAGCCAACAGCTTTATTCAGCAACAAAAACCTTATGTAGTATTAATTTCCATAGATGGGTTCCGGTATGATTATGCAGAAAAATTTGATGCAGTAAATATAAAAGCGCTCAGCATAAATGCAGTAAAAGCTGCATCCATGATCCCGTCTTATCCTTCACTTACTTTTCCCAATCATTATACCATTGCTACTGGCTTGTATCCATCTCACCATGGCCTGGTAGGTAATTTTTATTACAACCGCATGAAAAAGGAAAGTTATGGCATGAAAACAGAACGCATTGTAAAAGATGGAAGCTGGTATGGTGGTACGCCTATTTGGGTATTGGCAGAAGAGCAACAAATGCTAAGTGCAAGCTTTTATTGGGTAGGATCCGAAGCAAATATTAAAGGCATTTATCCTACATACTATTATTCTTACAATGAAGATATACCGAATAAACGCCGGATTGAAATTATTAAAGATTGGTTGCAACTGCCTGCAGAAAAAAGGCCACACTTAATTACCGTTTATTTTCCCGAAGTAGATCATGCAGGCCACAAGTATGGACCCGATGCCAAGCAAACAGCCGATGCGGTAAAGCAGGTTGACTCTGTAATTGGCAGGTTAAATGAAGTGGTAAAAAGCACTGGCTTGCCTGTAAATTTTATTCTTGTATCTGATCATGGTATGACAAAAATAGATACGGAAAACACAATTAAATTGCCCGATGTTGTGGACACTTCAAAGTTTATTATTCCCCGAGGGGCAGAACTACTGATGCTTTACGCTAAGAATAAAAAAGATGTAAAAAAAACCTACAAACAATTAAAGGCTACCCAAAAGGATTTTACAGTTTATCGTCCAAATAAAATGTCAGCAATACTGCGTTTTTCTACAAAAGATGACTGGCAACAGCATATTGGTGATTTATTACTTATACCCAACTGGCCAAAAATTTTTTATGCCGGAAATAAAAAACCTTCGCCCGGTGCACATGGATACAACCCTTATTTAGTAAAAGATATGCATGCCATATTTTACGCATGGGGGCCGGCATTTAAAAATAACTTAACCGTACCTTCTTTTGAAAATGTAAATGTTTATCCAGTAATTACCTCTATACTTGGCTTAAATATTAATGAGCCCATTGATGGTACTTTTAAAATTGCCAAAGAAATACTGTATTAA
- a CDS encoding DUF418 domain-containing protein, whose protein sequence is MNTQLPGPVNMADRSAILDILRGFALLGVLLDNLFAFTGWGFITQVQREALPTWHADKIVGMLENVWVNGKFYSLFSLLFGIGFAIILIKNEQKGNNPLKVFYRRLFFLFLFGIIHLFFFWEGDILCLYALLGFTLPLFRKLSDKKIIFLAGALLLSPMLLDIFYILFHYNPGLSLENIAQKIDKKNGIPADNFGKYLFENNAGWQEWRNWQATGYLYRYAYILGSNRIPKVLGMFLLGFYVGRKMMYLHLDEYISLFKKLRFWGFIIGLPSAFACFYFEIFQKHIPSPVGLLHSLFYALSVVPLCLAYTSIICLTWVKNKGQGKLTIFAPMGRMALTNYLAQTFIGIFVFYGVGLGFGGNIGPSVYIPIGIGIYLLQMLYSNIWFWYFYYGPFEWVWRMVTYGKPLKMIKSKNDLLSF, encoded by the coding sequence ATGAATACCCAACTTCCTGGGCCGGTTAATATGGCGGATCGTTCAGCAATTTTAGATATCCTTAGGGGATTTGCACTCCTCGGTGTATTGTTGGACAATCTTTTTGCATTTACCGGGTGGGGATTTATAACCCAGGTACAAAGGGAAGCATTGCCTACATGGCATGCCGATAAAATTGTGGGTATGCTCGAAAACGTATGGGTAAACGGAAAGTTTTACAGCTTGTTTTCTTTATTATTTGGAATTGGGTTTGCTATTATTTTAATAAAAAATGAACAAAAGGGCAATAACCCGTTAAAAGTATTTTACCGCAGGTTATTTTTTTTGTTTTTGTTTGGAATTATACACCTATTTTTTTTCTGGGAAGGCGATATTTTATGCCTTTATGCGCTACTGGGTTTTACACTGCCGTTGTTTAGAAAACTATCTGACAAAAAAATAATTTTTCTTGCAGGAGCGCTTTTACTTTCACCCATGCTTTTAGATATTTTCTACATATTATTTCATTACAACCCCGGATTATCTCTTGAGAATATTGCCCAAAAAATTGATAAGAAAAACGGAATACCTGCTGATAATTTTGGCAAATATTTATTTGAAAATAATGCAGGCTGGCAGGAGTGGAGAAACTGGCAGGCTACGGGCTATTTGTACCGGTACGCTTACATACTGGGCAGCAACCGCATCCCAAAAGTATTGGGTATGTTTTTACTTGGATTTTATGTAGGCAGAAAAATGATGTACCTGCATTTGGATGAATATATTTCTTTGTTTAAAAAATTGCGTTTTTGGGGTTTTATCATTGGTCTCCCATCAGCATTTGCCTGCTTTTATTTTGAAATTTTCCAAAAACATATTCCCAGCCCTGTGGGTTTACTGCACTCTTTATTTTATGCATTGAGTGTAGTGCCATTATGCCTGGCTTATACCTCAATTATTTGCCTTACTTGGGTAAAAAACAAAGGCCAGGGCAAGCTTACCATTTTTGCACCAATGGGCAGGATGGCGTTAACCAATTACTTAGCCCAAACTTTTATTGGGATTTTCGTTTTCTACGGGGTAGGTTTAGGCTTTGGTGGTAATATTGGGCCTTCGGTTTATATTCCCATTGGCATTGGAATATACCTGCTGCAAATGCTGTATAGCAATATATGGTTTTGGTATTTTTATTATGGGCCTTTTGAATGGGTTTGGCGCATGGTAACTTATGGAAAGCCACTCAAAATGATTAAATCAAAAAATGACCTATTAAGTTTTTAG
- a CDS encoding TolC family protein — translation MKKLFLLTLVCFSSAVFAQQKWNLRTIVDYAMRNNLNIRMSNLQAKNAELIFKQSKLSQYPNASFSTSFSANSGSNQNPVTFSRITETYLSSGMQLQSSADIFNFYSKRNTIAANQWEVQAAQAQTDKLKNDIALSAANAYLQILLANEQLQIARVQLQQSQSQFTTIRKQVKAGAMPELNASQAEAQVAMDSANFINASGTVSQSILNLKAFMNIDAATAFEVETPAVEQIPVETFAELQPLDVYNSALANQPQQRYNSFKLKAAEKNTASAKGSMYPSLSIFGTLGSGYNNKYQTITGINTTINGTLPIGTVNVGGTDYTVYTPNVMNTPLYKKQNYTHQLSDNFRQSVGLSLSVPIFNGGSLRSNYERSKLNYQSLQLQKDIDDQKLKQDIYAAYNAAFVALQKFNASKKTVESNEKAYDFAQKRFKVGMLSTLELLTQQNNLLQAKLEYSFNHFDYVFKIKVLEFYKGIGLKL, via the coding sequence ATGAAAAAGTTATTTCTGTTAACCCTGGTTTGTTTTTCATCTGCTGTTTTTGCCCAGCAAAAATGGAACCTGCGTACCATTGTAGATTATGCTATGCGCAACAACCTGAATATACGCATGAGCAACCTGCAGGCAAAAAATGCCGAACTAATTTTTAAGCAAAGCAAATTATCTCAATACCCCAATGCCAGCTTTAGTACCAGCTTTAGCGCCAATAGCGGAAGCAACCAAAACCCGGTTACTTTTAGCCGCATTACAGAAACCTATTTATCATCGGGTATGCAACTGCAAAGCAGCGCCGATATTTTTAATTTTTACAGCAAGCGTAATACTATTGCCGCCAACCAATGGGAAGTGCAAGCGGCCCAGGCACAAACTGATAAACTGAAAAACGATATTGCCCTGAGCGCTGCAAATGCTTACCTGCAAATATTACTGGCCAACGAGCAATTGCAAATTGCCAGGGTACAGTTGCAGCAATCGCAATCGCAATTTACAACTATACGCAAGCAGGTAAAGGCGGGAGCTATGCCAGAACTCAATGCATCTCAGGCAGAAGCACAGGTAGCAATGGACAGCGCCAATTTTATTAATGCATCGGGTACTGTAAGCCAAAGTATTTTAAACCTAAAAGCATTTATGAATATAGATGCTGCTACTGCTTTTGAAGTAGAAACACCCGCAGTGGAACAAATTCCTGTAGAAACTTTTGCCGAACTGCAACCGCTGGATGTGTACAACTCTGCACTGGCCAACCAGCCGCAGCAACGCTACAATAGCTTTAAATTAAAAGCTGCAGAAAAAAATACCGCTTCTGCAAAGGGTTCTATGTATCCTTCTCTAAGCATTTTTGGTACATTGGGCAGCGGCTACAACAATAAATACCAAACTATTACGGGAATTAATACAACCATTAACGGCACATTGCCCATTGGCACCGTAAATGTAGGTGGTACAGATTATACGGTTTATACACCCAATGTGATGAACACTCCTTTGTATAAAAAACAAAATTATACCCACCAGCTTTCCGATAATTTCCGCCAAAGTGTTGGCTTAAGTTTAAGCGTGCCTATTTTTAACGGCGGCAGCCTGCGTAGCAATTACGAAAGGTCTAAACTAAATTATCAAAGCCTGCAATTGCAAAAAGATATTGACGACCAAAAATTAAAACAGGATATTTATGCGGCTTACAATGCGGCTTTTGTTGCATTACAAAAATTTAATGCAAGCAAAAAAACAGTGGAGAGCAATGAAAAAGCCTACGATTTTGCCCAAAAACGGTTTAAAGTAGGTATGCTAAGCACATTGGAGTTGCTTACGCAGCAAAATAATTTATTACAGGCAAAACTGGAATATAGTTTTAATCATTTTGATTATGTATTTAAAATTAAAGTGCTGGAATTTTATAAAGGCATTGGCTTAAAACTTTAA
- a CDS encoding efflux RND transporter periplasmic adaptor subunit, which produces MSKTVKWVLIGGVLLLAALAVMAKMGLFGKSEGIKVSAEKTANRTIIEVVNASGKIYPEVEVKVSPDISGEITELTVAEGDTVKKGQLLARIYADAYSIQKNQAISGVEQSQAQVANSEAALGSLKAQVDQAKKTYDMQKKLYDEKVISQSEFNIADANYKTALANYNAAVAGIKGTKASVQSAKQNLARANTDLGRTIITAPMDGVVSLLNVKAGEKVAGNSFNVGTEILRIADMDKIEVQVDVGENDIPKVKLGDSAIVFVDAYSDRKFKGIVTQIASSNNGASSSSLAGSGTDVTQYKVYIRILKTSYTDLLAKGSFPFRPGMSANADIQTSRRENIVSVPINAVTTREKPDSLKPKHSTAENDDLDIVVFVTDSANTVKKVLVKTGIQDINYIEIKKGLSAGQTVISGPYDVVSKTLKENDKVKVVDKKELFEIKNNK; this is translated from the coding sequence ATGAGTAAAACAGTTAAATGGGTTTTAATAGGCGGTGTATTATTATTGGCAGCTTTGGCGGTAATGGCCAAAATGGGTTTATTTGGAAAAAGCGAAGGCATAAAAGTTTCGGCGGAAAAAACAGCCAACCGTACCATTATTGAAGTGGTAAATGCCTCGGGAAAAATTTACCCGGAAGTAGAAGTAAAAGTAAGCCCTGATATTAGCGGAGAAATTACCGAACTCACCGTTGCCGAAGGCGACACAGTTAAAAAAGGCCAGTTGCTTGCCCGTATTTATGCAGATGCATATTCCATACAAAAAAACCAGGCCATTAGTGGCGTAGAGCAAAGCCAGGCACAGGTAGCCAACTCCGAAGCGGCATTGGGAAGTTTAAAAGCCCAGGTGGACCAGGCGAAAAAAACCTACGACATGCAAAAAAAATTGTATGACGAAAAAGTGATTAGCCAAAGTGAATTTAATATTGCCGATGCCAATTATAAAACTGCATTAGCCAATTATAATGCAGCAGTTGCAGGCATTAAAGGTACCAAGGCAAGTGTACAAAGCGCCAAGCAAAACCTGGCACGTGCCAATACCGATTTGGGCCGTACCATAATAACCGCACCTATGGATGGCGTAGTAAGTTTGCTGAATGTAAAAGCAGGAGAAAAAGTTGCAGGCAACAGCTTTAATGTAGGTACAGAAATATTGCGTATTGCCGATATGGATAAAATAGAAGTACAGGTAGATGTAGGTGAAAACGATATACCAAAAGTAAAACTTGGCGATAGCGCCATTGTTTTTGTAGATGCTTATAGTGATAGAAAATTTAAAGGTATTGTAACCCAAATTGCCAGTAGCAACAACGGAGCTTCTTCAAGTTCTCTTGCAGGCTCCGGTACAGATGTTACACAGTACAAGGTTTACATACGCATTTTAAAAACCAGCTATACCGATCTTTTGGCAAAAGGCAGTTTTCCATTCAGGCCGGGCATGAGCGCCAATGCCGATATACAAACCAGCAGGAGGGAAAACATAGTAAGCGTACCCATAAATGCCGTTACCACAAGAGAAAAACCCGACAGCCTGAAACCTAAACATTCCACCGCAGAAAACGATGATCTTGATATTGTGGTTTTTGTAACAGACAGTGCAAACACGGTAAAAAAAGTTTTGGTAAAAACCGGCATACAGGATATTAATTATATTGAAATTAAAAAAGGGCTTTCTGCAGGGCAAACGGTTATTAGCGGCCCTTACGATGTGGTAAGCAAAACCTTAAAAGAAAATGACAAGGTGAAAGTGGTAGACAAAAAAGAATTGTTTGAAATAAAAAACAATAAATAA